Proteins encoded by one window of Sphingomonas ginkgonis:
- the pyk gene encoding pyruvate kinase has translation MAASMGPRGRKVRVLATLGPASDTPEMIEALFRAGADAFRINMSHGDQSAKAKLVEAIRALEKKFSRPTTILFDLQGPKLRVGRFADGSVMLEPGQRFCFDTSAEPGNEQRVQLPHPELFAAVHEGDRLLIDDGKIRLRVATAEPDYIETIVEVGGQVSNSKGVNVPDVLVPIPALTEKDRSDLQFALEQGADWIALSFVQRPEDVAEARELIGDKAGLMAKIEKPAALDRLDEILELTDAVMVARGDLGVELPPEGVPPQQNRIIGSARRLGKPVVVATQMLESMISSPTPTRAEVSDVANAIYDGADAIMLSAESAAGSFPLQSVEMMDRIARSVEQDPIYKGRIHFTETPAEATAADALSDSAARIVDTIKIAAMACFTSSGSTARRMARERATVPLLVMTASMKVARRLGLLWGSHAVHTRDVASFEEMVAKAKRMALRHKLAGASERILITAGVPFGRSGSTNVLHIVRLTGEELDDYQN, from the coding sequence GTGGCGGCTTCGATGGGCCCGCGCGGGCGCAAGGTGAGGGTTCTCGCGACTCTCGGCCCGGCCAGCGACACGCCCGAGATGATCGAGGCGTTGTTCCGGGCCGGCGCGGATGCGTTCCGAATCAACATGAGCCATGGCGACCAGTCGGCCAAGGCCAAGCTGGTGGAGGCGATCCGAGCGCTGGAGAAGAAGTTCAGCCGGCCGACCACCATCCTGTTCGATCTGCAGGGACCCAAGCTTCGGGTCGGCCGCTTCGCCGACGGATCGGTGATGCTCGAGCCGGGACAGCGCTTCTGCTTCGACACCTCGGCCGAGCCGGGCAACGAGCAGCGCGTCCAGCTGCCGCATCCCGAGCTGTTCGCCGCGGTCCACGAGGGCGACCGGCTGCTGATCGACGACGGCAAGATCCGCCTCCGGGTTGCCACCGCCGAACCCGACTATATCGAGACGATCGTCGAGGTCGGCGGGCAGGTCAGCAACTCCAAGGGCGTCAACGTCCCCGACGTTCTGGTGCCGATCCCGGCGCTCACCGAGAAGGACCGGTCGGACCTTCAGTTCGCGCTCGAGCAAGGTGCGGACTGGATCGCGCTGTCGTTCGTCCAGCGCCCCGAGGACGTCGCCGAGGCGCGCGAGCTGATCGGCGACAAGGCCGGGCTGATGGCCAAGATCGAGAAGCCCGCGGCGCTCGACCGGCTCGACGAGATCCTCGAGCTGACCGACGCGGTGATGGTCGCCCGCGGCGACCTCGGGGTCGAGCTTCCGCCCGAGGGCGTGCCGCCGCAGCAGAACCGAATCATCGGCAGCGCGCGCCGGCTCGGCAAGCCGGTGGTGGTCGCGACCCAGATGCTCGAATCGATGATCAGCTCGCCGACCCCGACCCGGGCCGAGGTGAGCGACGTCGCCAACGCCATCTACGACGGCGCCGACGCGATCATGCTGTCGGCGGAAAGCGCGGCGGGGAGCTTCCCGCTGCAGTCGGTCGAGATGATGGACCGCATCGCCCGCTCGGTCGAGCAGGACCCGATCTACAAGGGCCGGATCCATTTCACCGAAACGCCGGCCGAGGCGACCGCGGCGGACGCGCTCTCGGACTCGGCGGCGCGAATCGTCGACACGATCAAGATCGCGGCGATGGCCTGCTTCACCTCATCCGGGTCGACCGCGCGGCGGATGGCACGCGAGCGGGCGACGGTGCCGCTGCTGGTGATGACCGCCAGCATGAAGGTAGCACGGCGGTTGGGGCTGCTGTGGGGTAGCCACGCGGTCCACACCCGCGACGTGGCGAGCTTCGAGGAGATGGTCGCCAAGGCCAAGCGGATGGCGCTGCGCCACAAGCTGGCCGGCGCAAGCGAGCGGATCCTGATTA
- a CDS encoding DUF2312 domain-containing protein, translating into MAEDNVAAEQLRLFIERIERLEEEKKGIADDVKDVYAEAKSNGYDVKTMRKIVALRKLEAHARQEADALMETYRTALGLH; encoded by the coding sequence ATGGCGGAAGACAATGTCGCGGCCGAACAGCTGCGGCTGTTCATCGAGCGGATCGAGCGGCTCGAGGAAGAGAAGAAGGGCATCGCGGATGACGTGAAGGACGTTTACGCCGAGGCCAAGTCGAACGGATACGATGTCAAGACGATGCGCAAGATCGTCGCGCTCCGCAAGCTGGAGGCGCACGCCCGCCAGGAGGCCGACGCGCTGATGGAAACCTACCGCACCGCGCTGGGCCTCCACTAG